One genomic window of Marinobacter sp. SS13-12 includes the following:
- a CDS encoding molybdopterin-dependent oxidoreductase produces the protein MENGTHFRTCHLCEAMCGVAIEVKDGHIASIKGDEDDPLSHGHICPKAVALQDLHEDPERLRKPVRKTAEGWQEMEWDDAFDLVADRLHSVRKEHGRNSIGAYLGNPNVHNHGSLVATMPFLRALGTQNRFSATSNDQLPHMLASLEMFGHQILFPIPDIDRTDLFICIGANPMASNGSLMTVPDFRGRLKALKSRGGKMVVVDPRRTETGKLADGFHFIRPGTDALLLMAMVHTLFEENLVNLGHAEPFTKDVDLIRLASLGFTPEAVTEQTGMPAAEIRNLARQLATTQRAALYTRMGTSTQAFGGVATWLAYVLNILTGKLDSTGGVMFTQPAIDLVALGGLAGQSGHFAKRFSRVKKLPEFGGEYPSSTMADEILTPGEGQIRAFVTVAGNPVLSSPNGARLDEAFSGLDFMVSVDYYLNETTRHADVILPPTAGLERSHYDLIFSMFAVRNTAKYSPALFDAGKDTRHDWQILLELAHRLEKKRKGGQLPVRAEMGWRAFKQIGPDPILDMMLRAGPYGADVGRVRGLVQPAIDLVMDILPERHPLRGLAKLSPLNRHWQDLPKGLSINALKQLPNGVDLGPLRPCMPGRLFTRDGKVNLAPRRYLHDLDRLHALLSAPPADGLLLIGRRHVRSNNSWMHNSQRLVKGKERCTLMMHPQDASRCGLQAGDSAEVASPAGKIVLPVEITDDIMAGVVSVPHGWGHHREGTRQSVAVAHAGASINDVISDEQTDPLVGTSVLNGQTVNVKVWRSERPRKLA, from the coding sequence ATGGAAAACGGCACCCACTTTCGTACCTGCCACCTGTGTGAGGCCATGTGTGGCGTTGCGATCGAGGTAAAGGATGGCCATATCGCCTCCATCAAGGGCGATGAGGACGACCCGTTAAGCCATGGCCATATCTGCCCCAAGGCCGTAGCGCTGCAGGACCTTCACGAAGACCCTGAACGGTTACGCAAACCGGTACGCAAAACGGCCGAAGGCTGGCAGGAAATGGAATGGGACGACGCCTTTGACCTGGTGGCAGACCGCCTGCACAGCGTGCGCAAGGAACACGGCCGCAACAGCATTGGCGCCTACCTGGGCAACCCCAACGTTCACAACCACGGTTCGCTGGTGGCAACCATGCCGTTCCTGCGGGCTTTGGGCACCCAGAACCGTTTCTCCGCCACTTCCAACGACCAGCTGCCTCACATGCTGGCCAGCCTGGAAATGTTCGGCCACCAGATCCTGTTTCCCATCCCGGATATAGACCGCACCGATCTGTTTATCTGCATCGGTGCCAATCCCATGGCCTCCAATGGCAGCCTGATGACGGTTCCGGACTTCCGCGGCCGGCTGAAAGCCTTGAAAAGCCGCGGTGGCAAAATGGTGGTGGTGGATCCGCGCCGCACTGAAACCGGCAAACTGGCCGACGGGTTTCATTTTATTCGCCCGGGCACCGACGCATTGCTACTGATGGCAATGGTGCACACCCTTTTTGAAGAAAACCTGGTGAACCTCGGCCACGCGGAACCCTTTACCAAGGATGTGGACCTGATCCGGCTTGCGTCTCTCGGGTTCACACCGGAAGCGGTGACAGAACAGACCGGTATGCCAGCCGCGGAGATCCGCAATCTGGCCCGCCAGCTTGCCACCACTCAACGAGCCGCTCTCTACACCCGCATGGGCACCAGCACCCAGGCCTTTGGCGGCGTCGCCACCTGGCTTGCCTATGTACTGAACATTCTCACGGGCAAACTCGACAGCACCGGGGGCGTAATGTTCACCCAGCCGGCGATCGATCTTGTTGCCCTCGGTGGCTTGGCCGGCCAGAGCGGGCATTTTGCCAAGCGGTTCAGCCGGGTGAAGAAGTTGCCCGAGTTTGGCGGTGAATACCCCTCCAGCACCATGGCCGACGAAATACTGACTCCCGGCGAGGGCCAGATCCGTGCGTTCGTAACCGTGGCTGGTAACCCGGTACTCTCCAGCCCTAACGGTGCCCGTCTTGATGAGGCCTTCAGCGGGCTGGATTTTATGGTATCGGTGGATTACTACCTCAACGAAACCACCCGCCATGCAGATGTCATACTGCCGCCAACCGCAGGTCTTGAACGCAGTCACTACGACCTGATTTTCAGCATGTTCGCCGTCCGTAACACCGCCAAGTACAGCCCTGCCCTGTTCGATGCCGGCAAGGATACCCGCCACGACTGGCAGATACTGCTGGAGCTTGCCCATCGCCTGGAGAAAAAGCGCAAAGGCGGGCAACTGCCGGTGCGGGCGGAAATGGGCTGGCGCGCCTTCAAACAAATCGGACCCGACCCGATACTCGACATGATGTTGCGGGCCGGACCCTACGGCGCCGACGTTGGCCGTGTCCGTGGCCTGGTACAACCGGCTATTGACCTGGTCATGGACATTCTCCCGGAGCGCCACCCTCTGCGCGGCCTTGCGAAACTCAGTCCGCTGAACCGGCACTGGCAGGATCTGCCCAAGGGGCTTTCAATCAATGCTCTGAAACAGCTGCCCAACGGGGTAGACCTGGGCCCCCTGCGCCCCTGTATGCCTGGCCGGCTGTTTACCCGTGATGGCAAGGTCAACCTGGCCCCGCGCCGCTACCTGCATGATCTGGACCGCTTGCATGCCCTGCTGTCTGCCCCGCCGGCAGACGGGCTGCTGCTGATCGGGCGCAGGCACGTTCGCAGCAACAATTCCTGGATGCACAATAGCCAGCGGTTGGTAAAAGGCAAAGAGCGCTGTACCCTGATGATGCACCCTCAGGACGCCTCCCGTTGCGGGCTTCAGGCCGGTGATTCGGCCGAGGTTGCTTCGCCTGCCGGCAAGATTGTATTGCCTGTGGAAATTACTGACGACATCATGGCAGGTGTGGTTTCCGTGCCCCATGGCTGGGGCCACCATCGTGAAGGTACCCGGCAGTCGGTCGCCGTTGCACACGCGGGGGCCAGCATTAATGACGTCATCAGCGACGAGCAAACAGATCCGCTGGTTGGTACATCCGTACTTAACGGACAGACGGTAAATGTGAAAGTATGGCGCTCGGAGCGCCCGCGCAAACTGGCCTGA
- a CDS encoding tRNA-binding protein — MISWEDFENVELRIGTIIEVSEFPEARKPAYKLKVDFGPEVGIRKSSAQITNLYDPEKLLSKQVLAVTNFPPKQIGPFISECLVTGIKTDEGAITLVSTDHKVSNGQRLI, encoded by the coding sequence ATGATCAGTTGGGAAGACTTTGAGAACGTAGAGCTGCGAATCGGCACTATCATTGAAGTGAGCGAGTTCCCGGAAGCTCGCAAGCCAGCGTACAAGCTGAAAGTCGATTTCGGCCCGGAGGTAGGCATTCGCAAATCCAGTGCCCAGATCACGAATCTCTACGATCCTGAAAAGTTGCTGAGTAAGCAGGTACTCGCTGTGACCAACTTTCCGCCCAAACAGATTGGGCCTTTTATTTCAGAATGCCTGGTGACGGGGATCAAGACGGATGAAGGTGCGATAACGCTGGTGAGTACCGACCACAAGGTGAGCAACGGACAGCGGCTTATTTGA
- a CDS encoding transposase gives MLIRWIAQTEQTYFKTDNASEVAGKVTYRWAHEGKIEIAFLQPGKPTDNATVESFNGRLRQECLNANCLLSLAAAREKVEAWRTPYYHASPLSSLECSTPSDYAREHEVYPRKQQPSEPGFSNSGST, from the coding sequence ATGTTAATTCGATGGATAGCTCAAACAGAGCAGACGTACTTCAAGACTGACAACGCTTCGGAGGTCGCCGGCAAAGTCACCTACCGCTGGGCGCATGAGGGGAAGATTGAAATTGCTTTCTTACAACCGGGCAAGCCCACTGACAATGCGACGGTGGAATCCTTCAATGGGCGACTACGACAGGAGTGTCTGAACGCAAACTGTTTGTTGTCACTGGCGGCCGCCCGGGAGAAAGTCGAAGCGTGGCGGACGCCCTATTACCATGCCAGCCCCCTTTCCTCATTGGAGTGCTCCACGCCCTCTGACTACGCCAGGGAACATGAGGTTTATCCACGGAAACAGCAACCATCGGAGCCGGGTTTTTCCAACTCTGGCTCGACCTAA
- a CDS encoding Ig-like domain-containing protein — MKYNKTLALIPAMLLAACGGDEQTVNKPAKPGSVVYSYPADGQSEVSPKADLVLRFSNALSDNDLNGKIRITDGDADIAFSTESVDQGRSLRISPNETLRPGTEYTIEFSEDLEAEGNRRIGTPNASGAEGIQFTTRGALSGIAALDNLDSGFAVAEMIPSADSTFKPMNFSTFRLRLTQAVHPEWKEQGGVIELKDNNGETVPATVLVNGRYITIDPCLADSPQLCGREDDVLNSGETYTVSVRNLPGIHGDTLGEFTEEVTPRDTSPTVVLFQEVIDSGLGAGDDEASARRSRLNGQLINGVTLNSVLQGIAGPSQQTGGLFAELAYAPAFEADEPLPLRVPKGSVLNSTSLDVKINGSVPVIDPATGEMQQTGNIKVTMLSDATGYLMPNPYTDDMNAPRHVKLFMDVSMNTEEAQPNASLSQDLLGVELTGIAIVEDGVLTIDAIGMVEPNLLGQEFTDSTIAFRIEAATDSTSALNAADQRDEELADTTGPQLVSWMPGPENAVPPTRQDMQRPGDPVILNFDEPLDGATIADGIVLDEGGTPLTTGEGTLKAKLDGTALVLNPEGGLKHGVTYTVQISNALTDLTGNGAMSQDLTFALPDLEDGSVTQRSPIALTTHPGYPCVTTGVNLSQDSHGQCVDAAPDGPRGDELPITTMPEDRPIVVVFSQSMNLDSIRNGDTFVVEKVDESGAVVEAVSGRLEKNNQRIRFYPDEPWEIDGFYRYTMASTDQGQCQTGATSNFICGENGLALETDLLVDPERSGGPDMSIYFRGTTAAETVFTPLRNLPIRDTNSNYVVDCGTLGGEDCLEPFTHEADGNGEFLPSANAAKLAVIGKQADALGIAVGASVGCPADESCPRNKFIYQTYGLNTEVIGPATDSEGNKAGVRVLLYPTMLATSSASVFLEGFGEQATGPQILRMRYGTPTEDNPMGLVEGKIVEGDDGGPVFKTTAELTLDAPNLHLPIDDGLEHNLYSKEFTLVLEGPIVFFDDGRMQITQINSNAPPIDVNVNVTIPGVSEFLSYSACIDERGFAGIFTCLVDSSTETERGDITIPLEIPPQGVYLNFLSNPIKEIPAEY, encoded by the coding sequence ATGAAATACAATAAGACACTGGCACTGATACCCGCGATGCTGCTTGCGGCCTGCGGGGGTGATGAACAGACAGTCAACAAGCCCGCCAAACCGGGCTCCGTTGTCTATTCCTACCCCGCTGACGGACAGAGCGAGGTCAGCCCGAAAGCCGATCTGGTGTTGCGGTTTTCCAATGCGCTCAGCGACAACGACCTGAACGGCAAAATACGCATTACTGATGGCGATGCAGACATTGCGTTCTCGACGGAGAGCGTCGATCAGGGACGAAGCCTGAGGATCTCGCCGAACGAAACACTTCGTCCTGGCACCGAATACACCATCGAATTCAGCGAAGATCTTGAGGCGGAAGGCAACCGACGTATCGGCACACCCAACGCCAGTGGTGCCGAGGGCATCCAGTTCACCACACGCGGAGCCCTCAGTGGTATCGCCGCCCTGGATAACCTTGATTCCGGGTTCGCCGTAGCGGAGATGATTCCGTCCGCGGACAGCACGTTCAAACCAATGAATTTCTCCACATTCCGACTGCGCCTGACTCAGGCGGTACACCCCGAGTGGAAAGAGCAAGGTGGGGTCATTGAACTCAAGGACAACAATGGTGAGACAGTACCGGCAACGGTACTGGTCAATGGCCGCTACATCACCATCGACCCGTGCCTGGCCGACAGCCCGCAACTGTGTGGCCGTGAAGACGACGTTCTGAATTCCGGCGAGACCTATACCGTTTCTGTCCGGAATCTGCCAGGAATCCATGGTGATACCCTGGGCGAATTCACCGAAGAAGTAACCCCACGGGACACCAGCCCGACCGTTGTGCTTTTCCAGGAAGTTATCGATTCCGGACTGGGTGCCGGTGACGACGAGGCCAGCGCCCGCCGTTCCCGGCTCAATGGCCAGCTCATCAATGGCGTTACCCTGAACTCCGTATTGCAGGGCATCGCCGGGCCATCGCAGCAAACCGGAGGTCTGTTCGCGGAACTGGCCTATGCGCCCGCTTTCGAAGCCGATGAGCCCCTGCCCCTGCGGGTGCCAAAAGGCAGCGTGCTGAACAGCACCAGCCTGGATGTGAAGATTAACGGTAGTGTGCCTGTCATCGACCCGGCCACCGGCGAGATGCAGCAGACCGGCAACATCAAGGTCACCATGCTGTCGGATGCAACCGGTTATCTGATGCCCAACCCCTATACCGATGACATGAACGCCCCGCGCCACGTCAAACTGTTCATGGACGTCTCCATGAATACGGAAGAGGCACAGCCAAACGCCTCCCTGTCACAGGACCTGCTCGGCGTGGAGCTTACCGGTATTGCCATTGTCGAAGACGGCGTGCTGACCATCGACGCCATCGGCATGGTTGAACCCAACCTGCTGGGCCAGGAATTCACCGACTCCACCATCGCTTTCCGCATCGAGGCCGCGACCGATTCCACATCCGCCCTCAACGCCGCAGACCAGCGCGATGAGGAACTGGCGGACACCACTGGCCCGCAACTGGTGAGCTGGATGCCGGGGCCGGAAAATGCTGTGCCTCCTACCCGCCAGGACATGCAGCGTCCGGGTGATCCGGTAATTCTGAACTTCGATGAGCCGCTGGACGGCGCAACCATTGCCGACGGCATCGTTCTGGACGAAGGTGGCACCCCGCTGACCACGGGCGAGGGCACACTCAAAGCCAAACTGGACGGAACTGCCCTGGTGCTGAATCCGGAAGGTGGGCTGAAGCATGGCGTTACCTACACCGTGCAAATCAGCAACGCACTGACAGACTTGACAGGCAATGGTGCCATGTCTCAGGACCTGACCTTCGCGCTACCGGATTTGGAAGACGGCTCAGTCACCCAGCGGTCGCCGATTGCACTGACCACCCACCCTGGCTACCCCTGCGTAACAACCGGGGTAAATCTGAGCCAGGACAGCCATGGCCAGTGCGTGGATGCCGCACCTGACGGCCCTCGAGGCGACGAATTACCAATAACTACCATGCCGGAAGACCGACCTATTGTGGTGGTGTTTTCTCAGTCCATGAATCTGGACTCGATCCGTAACGGCGACACCTTTGTTGTTGAGAAAGTGGATGAAAGCGGTGCAGTGGTAGAGGCAGTTTCTGGTCGCCTGGAGAAAAACAACCAGCGCATTCGGTTTTACCCGGACGAGCCATGGGAGATCGACGGGTTTTACCGCTACACGATGGCTTCGACTGATCAGGGGCAATGTCAGACCGGCGCTACATCCAACTTTATCTGCGGTGAGAATGGCCTTGCACTTGAAACCGACCTACTGGTAGATCCGGAAAGGTCTGGTGGCCCGGACATGAGTATTTATTTCCGCGGTACCACGGCAGCCGAAACCGTATTTACTCCGCTGAGAAATCTTCCGATACGCGATACCAACTCGAACTATGTAGTCGATTGCGGAACGTTGGGAGGTGAGGACTGCCTCGAACCTTTCACCCACGAGGCCGACGGTAATGGTGAATTCCTGCCTTCTGCAAACGCGGCGAAACTGGCCGTCATCGGTAAGCAGGCAGATGCGCTGGGCATTGCAGTTGGAGCGAGTGTAGGCTGCCCGGCAGACGAAAGCTGCCCACGCAATAAATTCATCTATCAAACTTACGGTCTGAATACTGAAGTAATAGGTCCTGCGACAGATTCGGAAGGCAACAAGGCTGGAGTCCGCGTTCTGTTGTACCCGACCATGCTTGCGACCAGCTCTGCCAGCGTATTTCTGGAAGGTTTCGGCGAACAGGCAACCGGCCCGCAGATACTACGCATGCGTTACGGAACGCCTACTGAAGATAACCCGATGGGGCTAGTCGAAGGTAAAATCGTGGAAGGTGACGACGGCGGCCCCGTTTTCAAGACTACAGCTGAGCTCACCCTGGATGCGCCAAACCTGCATTTGCCGATCGACGATGGACTGGAACACAATTTGTACAGCAAGGAGTTCACCCTGGTACTGGAAGGACCGATCGTATTCTTTGATGACGGGCGCATGCAGATCACACAAATCAATAGCAATGCACCGCCAATCGATGTCAACGTTAATGTCACAATACCGGGCGTTAGCGAGTTCCTCTCATACTCCGCCTGCATCGATGAACGCGGATTCGCAGGTATATTCACCTGTCTTGTGGATTCATCCACCGAAACCGAGCGTGGTGATATAACCATCCCCCTGGAAATTCCTCCACAGGGCGTTTATCTGAACTTCCTCTCCAACCCCATAAAAGAAATCCCGGCAGAGTACTAA
- a CDS encoding TIGR02647 family protein, producing the protein MPFSSHHIDELNLLAMFDLSSAQEGIKVHQHSAAPEMVAAAERLHSKGLITQKDGGYLTSLGSETAEHAQRVLSVLSS; encoded by the coding sequence ATGCCCTTCTCTTCCCACCACATTGATGAACTCAACCTGCTTGCCATGTTTGACCTGTCTTCCGCGCAGGAAGGCATCAAGGTTCACCAGCACTCGGCTGCACCGGAGATGGTTGCGGCCGCTGAACGTCTTCATTCCAAGGGACTGATCACGCAGAAGGATGGCGGGTACCTGACGAGCCTGGGGAGTGAGACGGCGGAGCATGCGCAAAGGGTTCTGTCTGTACTGAGCAGTTAA
- a CDS encoding glycosyltransferase — translation MAQLNFFAFCVIIYSCLVYPLLLVLFGKCFGRPNREAFDCERCAYTVSHIVAVFNGAKSVSEKIEDILATAPSIAFYELIIVTDGCTDNTAMLVAADTRVRLIELPHRVGKEAALIAGVKEAAGEIIIFSDLGTKIKPGSVSTLLNNFSEKKVGVVGSVDCVAGDRYSLGAFFIRFEMMLRRYESKLSSCVGVSGSYFAARKHLCKKLKGRGCSDLDIAMIAVRSGYRALTDERVKGYYSPGKTFVDEFERKQRTIVHGMSTISSSFDLLAMSKHGWFSWQLFSHKILRWFTAICVVWLTIYVGIEAVIMASYPVATVVLVLGLFLLTRRTTKLSSIGFLTASLTAVLGAVFALFTGKQYRIWKPSNK, via the coding sequence ATGGCCCAGCTTAATTTCTTTGCATTTTGCGTCATTATCTATTCGTGTCTTGTTTACCCTTTGCTTTTGGTTTTATTTGGCAAATGCTTTGGAAGGCCCAACCGCGAAGCTTTTGACTGTGAGCGTTGTGCATATACTGTCAGTCATATCGTTGCTGTGTTTAATGGCGCCAAATCTGTCAGTGAAAAAATTGAAGATATTTTAGCGACCGCGCCGTCGATTGCATTTTATGAACTAATCATTGTTACTGACGGTTGCACTGATAATACAGCTATGCTTGTGGCTGCTGATACGCGAGTGAGATTGATAGAGTTGCCGCATCGTGTAGGAAAAGAGGCTGCACTTATCGCAGGGGTTAAAGAAGCTGCTGGCGAGATCATTATATTTTCTGACCTTGGCACAAAAATCAAACCAGGGTCAGTTTCCACACTCCTGAATAACTTCTCGGAAAAGAAGGTCGGTGTTGTCGGCTCAGTGGATTGTGTCGCGGGAGACAGGTATTCCTTGGGCGCATTTTTCATCCGATTCGAAATGATGTTGCGAAGATACGAGAGTAAGCTTTCTTCGTGCGTAGGAGTCAGTGGCTCTTACTTCGCGGCTAGAAAACACTTATGCAAGAAGCTTAAGGGGCGAGGCTGTTCTGACCTTGATATTGCGATGATTGCAGTCAGAAGCGGGTATCGAGCATTGACCGATGAGAGAGTTAAAGGGTACTACTCTCCGGGAAAGACGTTCGTTGATGAGTTTGAACGGAAACAACGGACCATTGTGCATGGTATGTCTACCATATCTTCAAGCTTCGATCTGCTCGCTATGTCCAAGCATGGCTGGTTTTCGTGGCAGTTATTTAGCCATAAAATCCTTCGCTGGTTCACTGCAATTTGTGTGGTTTGGCTCACGATATACGTTGGCATTGAAGCAGTTATTATGGCTTCTTATCCTGTAGCTACCGTCGTGTTGGTGTTAGGTTTATTCCTACTGACGAGGAGGACAACTAAGTTGAGTAGTATAGGATTTTTAACTGCTTCTCTAACTGCCGTCCTTGGCGCCGTTTTCGCTCTTTTTACAGGTAAGCAGTATCGGATTTGGAAGCCTTCAAACAAATGA
- a CDS encoding PEP-CTERM sorting domain-containing protein, with product MDDSQASACLDSGLGNIQGDNAVQDDFLNGVGSDYQFIEKSEGASNPTPMYGLTYSDAGDGTGTWAFDSSVWDIYDTIAIGFKFGGQNQPDTWFVYELVSDISSGDWVYNAGGGQGLSHVNLYGKDSVQVPEPGTLALFGLGIVGLTLARRKTRAS from the coding sequence ATGGATGACTCGCAGGCGTCTGCTTGTCTGGATTCCGGTCTGGGTAACATCCAGGGAGACAATGCTGTTCAGGACGATTTCCTGAATGGTGTTGGATCTGACTACCAGTTTATCGAGAAATCCGAAGGTGCCTCTAACCCGACGCCCATGTACGGCCTCACATACAGCGATGCGGGCGATGGAACAGGGACCTGGGCATTCGACAGCAGTGTTTGGGACATTTATGACACCATCGCCATTGGCTTCAAGTTTGGTGGTCAGAATCAGCCAGACACCTGGTTCGTCTATGAACTGGTATCGGATATTTCCTCAGGCGACTGGGTCTACAATGCCGGCGGCGGGCAAGGGCTTTCGCACGTGAACCTGTATGGCAAGGATTCCGTTCAGGTCCCTGAGCCCGGCACACTTGCACTGTTCGGCCTGGGCATTGTTGGCCTCACCCTGGCTCGCCGGAAAACCCGCGCAAGCTAA
- the aupA gene encoding alkane uptake protein AupA: MVPTSRFSVRALTLAVAAASAGLSFSASASMGNLGTSYGVMPVDVATAQSLSMFNDQVSATYYNPSYLTSDERGELTGGILHAEQELRSSRSDADGDIVSNSPSQHVLIGMKTNLASLTRFKHPIYLGFIAGVEKYGKEMLAFSSETSETGQYLQYGKEPLFLNIGGATPLWRGISGGFSVRVTLEAAAQLDAVSTLGGETSRERLAVNAEPSLKSILGTTIKWGDTFCPDSSCFLDGWESALTYRTKSSASTSVDSNIIVTQTIPDPGLSLAVATIDSFQPETIAIGTQYKGDGWRVGGSIEQQNWSELEDEFAGDSIKDQENVSAGNRIGFDDTLVPRIGAEYQLSRNFALRGGLAYEESPLKTTRNPELNYLDTDKIVAGLGISATYERTRLLAYPVRLDIGYQYQQLQDRDFTIVDFDGNERQTTADGDIHVISGSITLKF; the protein is encoded by the coding sequence ATGGTCCCGACCTCCCGCTTTTCTGTGCGCGCTTTGACGCTCGCCGTTGCAGCCGCCTCTGCCGGCTTATCATTCAGCGCCTCTGCCAGTATGGGCAACCTGGGCACTAGCTATGGCGTTATGCCCGTGGATGTTGCAACCGCTCAGTCACTGTCCATGTTCAACGATCAGGTATCGGCTACTTATTACAACCCGTCTTACCTGACTAGCGACGAGCGCGGTGAGCTCACTGGTGGCATTCTTCATGCGGAGCAGGAGTTGCGCTCCAGCCGGTCTGATGCAGACGGCGACATCGTCTCGAACTCACCGAGCCAACATGTGCTGATCGGGATGAAAACCAACCTTGCCTCGCTGACCCGTTTCAAGCACCCGATTTACCTGGGTTTTATTGCCGGTGTTGAGAAATATGGCAAAGAGATGCTGGCCTTCTCTTCCGAAACCTCTGAAACCGGCCAATATCTCCAGTACGGCAAGGAACCCCTGTTCCTGAATATCGGCGGTGCCACCCCGCTCTGGCGTGGCATTTCGGGCGGTTTTTCGGTACGCGTGACTCTGGAGGCGGCCGCACAACTGGACGCAGTGTCCACGCTTGGCGGGGAAACCAGCCGCGAGCGGCTTGCGGTTAACGCTGAGCCTTCCCTTAAATCCATCCTGGGCACCACCATCAAGTGGGGCGATACCTTCTGCCCTGACAGCAGTTGCTTCCTGGATGGCTGGGAGTCGGCGCTGACCTACCGCACCAAGTCCTCCGCTTCCACTTCGGTTGACTCCAACATCATCGTTACCCAGACCATTCCGGATCCGGGCCTGAGCCTCGCGGTTGCCACCATTGATTCCTTCCAGCCGGAAACCATCGCCATTGGCACCCAATACAAGGGTGACGGCTGGCGTGTCGGTGGCAGCATCGAGCAGCAGAACTGGTCGGAGCTGGAAGACGAATTCGCCGGCGACAGCATCAAGGACCAGGAGAATGTCAGTGCCGGCAACCGCATCGGCTTCGACGACACCCTGGTTCCCCGCATCGGCGCCGAATACCAGTTAAGCCGTAATTTTGCCCTTCGCGGCGGCCTGGCTTACGAAGAGTCGCCCCTGAAAACCACCCGCAACCCCGAGCTTAACTATCTGGATACCGACAAGATCGTGGCCGGGCTGGGTATCAGCGCCACCTACGAGCGCACCCGTCTGCTGGCTTATCCGGTGCGCCTGGATATTGGTTACCAGTACCAGCAGTTGCAGGATCGGGATTTCACCATCGTCGACTTTGACGGCAACGAACGCCAAACAACTGCCGACGGTGATATTCATGTAATCAGCGGCTCCATCACCCTGAAGTTCTGA
- a CDS encoding DUF2489 domain-containing protein — translation MPPWLQWTLIIAGLLAIALLVAFIARQSRTLQEGRKRQAKTEAFQKERRESMVESIRVLAMAVEEDQVEYSEACLRIKGLLEHVAPELLEQPPFRVFQEVHDLIQHMPTHRTRQETETRFVEKMDRERLAVEEKHADAIRRAATAIRRHPF, via the coding sequence ATGCCCCCGTGGCTTCAATGGACGCTGATTATTGCCGGCCTGCTGGCTATCGCTTTACTGGTGGCGTTTATCGCTCGCCAGTCCCGTACGCTGCAGGAGGGCAGGAAACGACAGGCCAAAACCGAAGCGTTTCAGAAGGAACGCCGGGAAAGCATGGTGGAAAGTATCCGGGTTCTGGCAATGGCAGTGGAAGAGGATCAGGTGGAATACTCTGAGGCTTGCCTGCGTATCAAGGGGCTGCTGGAGCACGTGGCCCCGGAACTGCTCGAGCAGCCGCCTTTCCGGGTTTTTCAGGAAGTGCATGACCTGATCCAGCACATGCCTACGCACCGGACGCGCCAGGAAACCGAAACCAGATTCGTAGAGAAGATGGACCGTGAAAGACTGGCTGTTGAAGAAAAGCACGCCGATGCCATTCGGCGCGCGGCTACGGCCATCCGCCGCCATCCTTTTTAG